TGGTCACAAAATAGAGATTAAATCCGGCCATCTTATGATTTTTAAAGACAAAAAAATGGCTTTTCGGCAAATTCGTAATTGTCAGCTCAATTTGCTTATTGATATTCCATTGAATCCCTTTGGCAAATGACAGAATATTACCGACCAGCACTCGCTGAAGGAACTCTTTCTTCATGCCATTATTGTTGAGGGCAATGAACTTCGTAAAATTGGTTTCATTCAGGGCGAACCAGTTTTCGATTTTGTACTTCACCGGCTTGAGAGAAAATCCACACTGAAAATAATCGAAAGATATATGTTTAATTTTCACTTCCACCCTCTTCCCATGGATAACGAGATCCAGATCGACTTGCTCAAATAGCTTCAGGATATCCTCGGAGCCTTGATTTATACATATCATTGTGGGATTTCTACGAACAGTCTTATATTGGATGAGGGGGTATCCGTAACGAAATTGATCTTCCAAGTGATTATGAAACAAGACGTGTTCCTTCCCAATCTTTTCAATCATGGCGGCACGGAAGGCCGGGATTTCCCGTTTTTCAATTTCAAAATCGAAAATGAGCGTAAATATTTTGATTTTGTCTAACTTATCTTTTTGAGATTCCATGTTGACTGATAATTAGTTGATATCATAGGTAGTTATTGGAACCAATCATCCGTTTGTATACGATTGCATAGCACCTAATATGCATATTACCTAATATATATTTTCATACAAACATGGTGCCGTCCGATTTCGAATCCGCCGCCGGCAATATCTTTTGACGGCCTTGCTTATTTTTTTCTTTTCTTCCTTTTTCCGGCCCCGGACCGTCATAGACCGGAACCTGGAACGTCTTCGCGGCTTCGAAACCGCCTTTCCCTGGCCGCGGTCTTTTTCCAGTACGGAGATAGTGCATTGCTAATGAACTATCTTGGCCGGAACATTGCATTACTAATGCACTCTTTACCGGGCATCCCCGGCCTGACAAACCGGTGTTCATCAAAATCCGATCTTCCTCTTGGGCTTCTCATCCGCCTCCAGCAACTGCCCGAGGGCCTTGAACACCACCCGGAACTGTTCGTCGTACTTTTTTTCCATCTCCTCGATCTTTTTCTTCAGCTCCGCATGGGTGGCGAGCATCTTCCGCAACCTGGTAAAGGTCCGCATGATGGCAATGTTCACCTGGATGGCCCGATTGCTGTTAAGGACGCTGGAAAGCATGGCGACGCCCTGCTCGGTAAATGCGAGGGGTGGATATTTTGCATGCTGACCTCTTTTTAAGGTGCCAAATTGGCGCCTTAAAACATCGTATTCCTCCTTGGTCAGCTCGAACATGAAATCTTCCGGGAACCGGTCGATGTTTCTCCGGACCTGCCTCTTGAGTTGCTTTGTCTCAACGCCATAGAGTTCGGCCAGGTCGCGATCAATCATCACCCTTTCACCACGGATGAAAAAAATCCGCTCTTTTATGACCTCAATGGGAATAAGATTGCTCATCACTTTACTTCCTGGTTTTCAAAAGGTGTCGTAAGGCGTGCTGTTCAAAACGGACCGCGCCTGCCCCTGACTCGTTTTCATCTTCACCCCAGCAGCCATTTCCAGACCGGCAGGTAATCAATTTTCACGCCGTCAAGGGTATCTTCCTGCCAGACGTCCGAGGTGACAACTGTCACTCTGTCCAGGCCGAATTTTTTTGCCGCGGCAAGGGCGGCCTTGATCTCACGGCGTTTGGTACCCGGTTCTTCCAGGTCATGGCACACCTGGATGGCCCCGGCGATATCAAGGCCCTGTTTGACAAGGAAATCGACTTCCAGGCCGGCCCGGTTCCGCCAGTAGTAGATCTCATGGCCGCGCCGCTTAAGTTCCAGGCAGACGATATTCTCCAGGGTGCGGCCGATATCGGCGGAGAACCTGAAGCCGGCGGCGGCGGCCAAGGCATGATCAACGCAGTAGATCTTGGCAGGGTTGTATATCTGCTTTTTTATTGAGTAATCAAAAAGGTTGATCCTGATGAACAGGAAGGCGTCCTCTAGGTAGCTGAGGTAGTTTTTTACTGTATTGACGCTTCGCACCGATATAAGGTCTTGCAGCTTTTTATAACTCATCCGGCAGGAGATATTGGAGGCCAGATAAAGGGCGAGTTCTTTGAGCTCACGAACGTTTCTGAGTCCGTGCCTGGCAACGATGTCCCGATAGATTATATCCCGGAAATATTCCTGCAGGATGGAGGTGTCTCCGGTTTTCAACGCCTCAGGAAAACCGCCGGTTTGGACATAACGGTCAAAAAGATGAACCAGCGCGGCCCGTTTTTCAGGCCGCAGGAAATCCCTGTCATCCGGGATCGTTCCCTTCACCCGCACGAATTCCCGGAAAGAAAAAGGGAAGAGCTCCATTATCCGGTTGCGGCCGGTGAGGGCCGTGGCGACCTCGCTGCTGAGCATGGCGGCGTTTGAGCCGGTGACGAAGATCTTGATGTCTTCAAATTCAT
Above is a genomic segment from Deltaproteobacteria bacterium containing:
- a CDS encoding DNA-binding protein, which produces MSNLIPIEVIKERIFFIRGERVMIDRDLAELYGVETKQLKRQVRRNIDRFPEDFMFELTKEEYDVLRRQFGTLKRGQHAKYPPLAFTEQGVAMLSSVLNSNRAIQVNIAIMRTFTRLRKMLATHAELKKKIEEMEKKYDEQFRVVFKALGQLLEADEKPKRKIGF